From Vallicoccus soli, one genomic window encodes:
- a CDS encoding ThuA domain-containing protein yields the protein MRPRGRLRTAVVAALSAALALPTAGAFAAPAAQALEAPGDEAFSALVFSKTAGFRHDSIPTGIAAIEALGEEHGFSVDATEDAAAFTDANLAQYDVVVWLSTTGDVLNPEQQGAFERYIQAGGGYAGIHAASDTEYDWPWYGELVGAYFKAHPQNQTATVKVEDHAHPSTDHLDAEWSRFDEWYGFQSNPRGDVHVLASLDEGSFDAGSGAMGLDHPIAWCSDVDGGRSWYTGGGHTRESYAEPEFLEHLLGGLRTAAGVEDADCAAGKSSSYEKVALDTSTQNPMELDIAPDGRVFYVERDGRVQVVDPQTQRTTTAARVPVFTGNEDGLTGLVLDPAFADNGWIYLFHSPAGTEPVNRVSRFTVGAGSTIDLATEARVIDIPVQRTRCCHAGGSLQFDKDGNLLITTGDNTNPFESGGYTPIDERAGRADFDAQRTSGNTNDLRGKVLRITPKADGGYDVPAGNLFAPGTELTRPEIYAMGFRNPFRLGVDPLTGHVMVGDYGPDAGAASPTRGPEARVEWNLITEPGNYGWPYCHSDTAYVDFDFATSQSRGAFDCDAPVNDSPNNTGLRQLPPAVDATIWYANNGQQTNAPEIGGGGAPMGGPVFRYDPEQTSERGWPAYWDGKAVFGEWNTNQLFSFQLDETASRVVDINRILETMSFKRPMDLEFGPDGALYLIEWGSGFGGDNDDSGVYRVDYTSGTRAPIASASADVTSGPAPLTVQFSSEGSRDPDGTAVTFAWDFGDGTTSTEADPVHTYTATGDVTAQLTVTDADGQTAVANVPIVVGNTTPTVRIDFPDNGGFADFGDQVRYEVTVADPEDGEVDCSRVVVQVALGHDSHAHPGDAYTGCEGVLQTFREDGHGDTADIFSVVEARYTDGGNDGASPLTGRDLHVLQPKLKQAEFFSETGRLPGSPAGGDAGVVRETTSDTAGGGQNLGYIETGDWWAYEPMDLLAVDEVVVRAASEPGGGRLEIRSGAPDGPAVGAVDVPATGGWQVYRDLTVAHDGSATGEGPLYFVAVSGGFNVNYLRFVGKGVTDNQRPVVGATGTPTRGTAPLTVALSATATDPEGDALTYRWDVGVPGAPAQTGAEASYTYTSPGTYTARVTVTDARGASTEATVQVVVEAPSAACLTGRSDDFLGTELDRSRWTTVVRENQDLRVRDGGLVLPTTKTDIYGAGAGTTPNIVLQDLPSGPFQATTKVTLPARTQYQQAGLVIYGGDEDYAKVVLQARAGLASPSKAERVVQFIREEGGNPNEVGESNSPQLGDAFPDTAYLRFTSDGSNLTASYSADGSTWTQMPQTKSLAGITDPKIGLISLAGSGERPVVDAVFDWFQITPDDTASAPGPDDEFDGTALDRCRWTVLREDASALRVAGGWLELDTGDGDIYGTGGTPPRNFLLQPQPEEDWTVETLIDGSAFDQQYQQGGLIAYAGDGDYVKLDLVTENAAGSPVSRRIELRSEVGDVVQANPPDATQLATGVWHLRLAKEGSTFTGSYSADGETWTELGTVTNALAATTGRVGLFTLGAAQQESATARFDHFRVVGDEEPPPADTTAPTVEATLDPSSPSGQGGWWTGPVTVALAATDDRPGDLRVERRVGTGRWAAYTGPVTVTADGTTVVRFRATDAAGNTSPVGRVQVRIDATAPGLEVTGLAAGGSYGDSLDLTPAWRAVDAVSGAGTVSARLDGARLQPGAALELHRLTLGAHLLVVTGTDAAGNEATLEVPFTVTTSFADVRALVERFRAERAMTTATAKALVRHLDGAEAHAAAGRAKQAVRQLDAFRGKLGGVTAGVARSVLQRDAAALTAQVREG from the coding sequence GTGAGACCACGTGGACGACTGCGCACAGCGGTCGTCGCAGCACTCTCGGCAGCCCTGGCGCTGCCCACCGCGGGGGCGTTCGCCGCGCCCGCGGCCCAGGCGCTGGAGGCGCCCGGGGACGAGGCCTTCTCGGCCCTCGTCTTCTCGAAGACGGCCGGGTTCCGGCACGACTCGATCCCCACCGGCATCGCCGCCATCGAGGCGCTCGGCGAGGAGCACGGCTTCTCCGTCGACGCCACGGAGGACGCCGCCGCCTTCACCGACGCCAACCTCGCGCAGTACGACGTCGTGGTCTGGCTCTCCACCACCGGGGACGTCCTCAACCCCGAGCAGCAGGGCGCCTTCGAGCGCTACATCCAGGCGGGCGGCGGCTACGCCGGCATCCACGCCGCCTCGGACACCGAGTACGACTGGCCGTGGTACGGCGAGCTGGTGGGCGCGTACTTCAAGGCGCACCCGCAGAACCAGACCGCGACCGTCAAGGTCGAGGACCACGCGCACCCGTCGACGGACCACCTCGACGCCGAGTGGAGCCGCTTCGACGAGTGGTACGGCTTCCAGAGCAACCCGCGCGGCGACGTGCACGTGCTCGCCTCGCTCGACGAGGGCTCGTTCGACGCCGGCAGCGGCGCGATGGGCCTGGACCACCCGATCGCCTGGTGCTCCGACGTCGACGGCGGCCGCTCCTGGTACACCGGCGGCGGGCACACCCGCGAGTCGTACGCGGAGCCGGAGTTCCTCGAGCACCTGCTCGGCGGCCTGCGCACCGCCGCGGGCGTCGAGGACGCGGACTGCGCCGCGGGCAAGTCCTCCTCCTACGAGAAGGTCGCGCTCGACACCTCGACGCAGAACCCGATGGAGCTCGACATCGCCCCCGACGGGCGGGTCTTCTACGTCGAGCGCGACGGGCGCGTGCAGGTCGTCGACCCGCAGACCCAGCGCACGACGACGGCCGCGCGGGTCCCGGTCTTCACCGGCAACGAGGACGGCCTAACCGGCCTCGTGCTCGACCCGGCCTTCGCGGACAACGGGTGGATCTACCTCTTCCACTCCCCGGCCGGGACCGAGCCGGTGAACCGCGTCTCGCGCTTCACCGTCGGCGCCGGCTCGACGATCGACCTCGCCACCGAGGCGCGGGTCATCGACATCCCGGTGCAGCGCACCCGCTGCTGCCACGCCGGCGGGTCGCTGCAGTTCGACAAGGACGGCAACCTCCTCATCACGACGGGCGACAACACCAACCCGTTCGAGTCCGGGGGCTACACGCCGATCGACGAGCGCGCGGGCCGCGCGGACTTCGACGCCCAGCGCACGTCCGGCAACACCAACGACCTGCGGGGCAAGGTCCTGCGGATCACGCCCAAGGCCGACGGCGGGTACGACGTCCCGGCCGGCAACCTCTTCGCGCCCGGCACCGAGCTCACCCGGCCCGAGATCTACGCGATGGGCTTCCGCAACCCGTTCCGCCTCGGCGTGGACCCGCTGACCGGGCACGTCATGGTGGGCGACTACGGCCCCGACGCCGGTGCGGCGAGCCCGACGCGCGGCCCCGAGGCCCGCGTCGAGTGGAACCTGATCACCGAGCCCGGCAACTACGGCTGGCCGTACTGCCACAGCGACACGGCGTACGTCGACTTCGACTTCGCGACGAGCCAGTCGCGCGGGGCCTTCGACTGCGACGCGCCGGTCAACGACTCGCCGAACAACACCGGCCTGCGCCAGCTCCCGCCGGCCGTCGACGCGACGATCTGGTACGCGAACAACGGCCAGCAGACCAACGCCCCCGAGATCGGCGGCGGCGGCGCGCCCATGGGCGGCCCGGTCTTCCGGTACGACCCCGAGCAGACCTCCGAGCGGGGCTGGCCGGCGTACTGGGACGGCAAGGCGGTGTTCGGCGAGTGGAACACCAACCAGCTCTTCTCCTTCCAGCTCGACGAGACCGCGTCGCGGGTCGTCGACATCAACCGCATCCTCGAGACCATGTCGTTCAAGCGGCCGATGGACCTCGAGTTCGGTCCCGACGGGGCGCTCTACCTCATCGAGTGGGGCTCCGGCTTCGGCGGCGACAACGACGACTCCGGCGTCTACCGCGTCGACTACACGAGCGGCACCCGCGCGCCGATCGCCAGCGCGTCCGCCGACGTCACGAGCGGCCCGGCCCCGCTGACCGTGCAGTTCTCGTCCGAGGGCTCGCGCGACCCCGACGGCACCGCCGTCACCTTCGCGTGGGACTTCGGCGACGGCACGACGAGCACCGAGGCCGACCCGGTGCACACGTACACCGCGACCGGTGACGTGACCGCCCAGCTGACCGTCACCGACGCGGACGGGCAGACCGCGGTCGCGAACGTGCCGATCGTCGTCGGCAACACGACGCCGACGGTGCGGATCGACTTCCCGGACAACGGCGGCTTCGCCGACTTCGGCGACCAGGTCCGCTACGAGGTCACGGTCGCCGACCCCGAGGACGGCGAGGTCGACTGCTCCCGGGTCGTCGTCCAGGTCGCGCTCGGGCACGACAGCCACGCGCACCCCGGCGACGCGTACACCGGGTGCGAGGGCGTGCTCCAGACGTTCCGCGAGGACGGCCACGGCGACACCGCGGACATCTTCTCGGTCGTCGAGGCGCGCTACACCGACGGCGGCAACGACGGCGCCTCCCCCCTCACCGGGCGGGACCTGCACGTGCTGCAGCCCAAGCTCAAGCAGGCCGAGTTCTTCAGCGAGACCGGGCGCCTGCCCGGCTCCCCGGCCGGCGGCGACGCGGGCGTGGTCCGCGAGACCACGAGCGACACCGCGGGCGGCGGGCAGAACCTCGGCTACATCGAGACCGGCGACTGGTGGGCGTACGAGCCCATGGACCTGCTCGCCGTCGACGAGGTCGTCGTGCGGGCCGCGTCCGAGCCCGGCGGCGGACGGCTCGAGATCCGCAGCGGGGCGCCCGACGGCCCGGCCGTCGGCGCGGTCGACGTGCCCGCGACCGGCGGGTGGCAGGTCTACCGCGACCTGACGGTCGCGCACGACGGCTCGGCCACCGGCGAGGGCCCGCTCTACTTCGTGGCGGTCAGCGGCGGGTTCAACGTCAACTACCTGCGCTTCGTCGGCAAGGGCGTCACGGACAACCAGCGCCCGGTCGTCGGTGCCACCGGCACGCCGACCCGCGGGACGGCGCCGCTTACGGTCGCCCTGTCGGCCACGGCGACGGACCCCGAGGGCGACGCCCTCACGTACCGCTGGGACGTCGGCGTGCCCGGCGCGCCGGCGCAGACCGGCGCCGAGGCGTCGTACACGTACACCAGCCCCGGCACCTACACGGCACGGGTCACCGTGACCGACGCGCGCGGGGCGAGCACCGAGGCGACCGTCCAGGTCGTCGTCGAGGCGCCGAGCGCCGCCTGCCTCACCGGCCGGTCGGACGACTTCCTCGGCACCGAGCTCGACCGCTCGCGCTGGACGACGGTCGTGCGCGAGAACCAGGACCTGCGGGTCCGCGACGGCGGTCTGGTCCTCCCGACGACCAAGACCGACATCTACGGCGCGGGCGCGGGCACGACGCCGAACATCGTGCTCCAGGACCTGCCCAGCGGGCCGTTCCAGGCCACCACCAAGGTGACCCTGCCGGCGCGCACGCAGTACCAGCAGGCCGGTCTGGTCATCTACGGCGGTGACGAGGACTACGCCAAGGTCGTGCTGCAGGCCCGGGCCGGGCTCGCGAGCCCGTCCAAGGCCGAGCGCGTCGTGCAGTTCATCCGCGAGGAGGGCGGCAACCCCAACGAGGTCGGCGAGAGCAACAGCCCGCAGCTGGGCGACGCCTTCCCCGACACCGCGTACCTGCGGTTCACCAGCGACGGCAGCAACCTGACGGCGTCGTACTCGGCGGACGGCAGCACCTGGACGCAGATGCCGCAGACCAAGTCGCTCGCGGGGATCACCGACCCGAAGATCGGCCTGATCTCCCTCGCCGGCAGCGGTGAGCGGCCGGTCGTCGACGCGGTGTTCGACTGGTTCCAGATCACGCCCGACGACACGGCGTCCGCCCCCGGGCCGGACGACGAGTTCGACGGCACCGCCCTGGACCGCTGCCGCTGGACCGTGCTGCGCGAGGACGCCTCGGCGCTGCGCGTCGCCGGCGGGTGGCTGGAGCTCGACACCGGTGACGGCGACATCTACGGCACCGGCGGCACGCCGCCGCGCAACTTCCTGCTGCAGCCGCAGCCGGAGGAGGACTGGACCGTCGAGACGCTCATCGACGGGTCGGCGTTCGACCAGCAGTACCAGCAGGGCGGTCTCATCGCGTACGCCGGCGACGGCGACTACGTGAAGCTGGACCTGGTCACCGAGAACGCCGCCGGCTCGCCGGTGTCGCGCCGGATCGAGCTGCGCAGCGAGGTCGGCGACGTGGTCCAGGCCAACCCGCCGGACGCCACGCAGCTGGCGACCGGGGTCTGGCACCTGCGCCTCGCCAAGGAGGGGTCGACCTTCACCGGCTCGTACTCCGCCGACGGCGAGACGTGGACCGAGCTCGGCACCGTGACCAACGCGCTCGCCGCCACGACCGGCCGGGTCGGGCTCTTCACGCTGGGCGCCGCCCAGCAGGAGAGCGCGACGGCGCGCTTCGACCACTTCCGGGTGGTCGGGGACGAGGAGCCGCCGCCGGCGGACACCACCGCGCCCACCGTCGAGGCCACCCTCGACCCGTCCTCGCCCAGCGGGCAGGGCGGCTGGTGGACCGGCCCGGTCACGGTCGCGCTCGCGGCCACCGACGACCGCCCCGGCGACCTGCGGGTCGAGCGGCGCGTCGGCACCGGGCGCTGGGCGGCGTACACCGGCCCGGTCACCGTCACGGCCGACGGCACCACCGTCGTGCGCTTCCGGGCGACCGACGCGGCGGGCAACACCTCGCCGGTCGGCCGGGTGCAGGTGCGCATCGACGCCACCGCGCCGGGCCTGGAGGTCACCGGCCTCGCGGCCGGCGGCTCGTACGGGGACTCGCTCGACCTCACGCCGGCCTGGCGCGCGGTCGACGCGGTGTCCGGCGCCGGCACGGTCAGCGCGCGCCTCGACGGGGCGCGCCTGCAGCCCGGCGCGGCGCTGGAGCTGCACCGCCTGACCCTCGGCGCCCACCTCCTCGTCGTCACGGGGACGGACGCCGCGGGCAACGAGGCGACGCTGGAGGTGCCGTTCACGGTCACCACCTCGTTCGCCGACGTGCGGGCCCTCGTGGAGCGGTTCCGCGCGGAGCGGGCGATGACGACGGCGACGGCGAAGGCGCTCGTGCGGCACCTCGACGGCGCCGAGGCCCACGCCGCGGCGGGCCGCGCCAAGCAGGCCGTGCGCCAGCTCGACGCGTTCCGCGGCAAGCTCGGCGGCGTCACCGCCGGCGTGGCGCGCAGCGTCCTGCAGCGCGACGCGGCGGCGCTGACCGCGCAGGTGCGCGAGGGCTGA
- the hflX gene encoding GTPase HflX: MAGAWLIGREDARRSRQAVDGERPRAVLLAVHRSDDRAPAGGRPLPVVGATGSPLSLDELERLADTDGIDVVDRVVQERGRPDPATYVGAGKADELGEVVRRTGADVVVADEELSPAQARNLEERAGVRVVDRTALILDIFREHARTAEGRTQVELAQIAYQLPRLLGHGREMSRVGGGRVAGGAGIGVRGPGEMRLEVERRRLRSRAGRLRRGVGQLAERRATTRRRRARNEVPGVALTGYTNAGKSALLNRLTGADVAVEGVLFATLDPTVRRLVVDGTTMTVADTVGFVRHLPHQLVDAFRSTLEEVAESDLAVHVVDASAPDAIDQLTTVRGVLAEVGAGDVPELLVLNKVDVTPADRLEGLQRAYPDALAVSALTGQGVPGLRQELAARLATAR, from the coding sequence GTGGCGGGAGCGTGGCTCATCGGGCGCGAGGACGCGCGGCGCAGCCGACAGGCGGTGGACGGGGAGCGGCCCCGCGCGGTCCTCCTCGCGGTGCACCGCAGCGACGACCGGGCGCCCGCGGGCGGGCGCCCGCTGCCCGTCGTCGGTGCGACGGGCTCGCCGCTGTCGCTCGACGAGCTGGAGCGGCTCGCCGACACCGACGGCATCGACGTCGTGGACCGGGTGGTGCAGGAGCGCGGACGGCCCGACCCGGCGACGTACGTCGGCGCGGGCAAGGCCGACGAGCTCGGCGAGGTCGTGCGGCGCACCGGCGCCGACGTGGTCGTCGCCGACGAGGAGCTCAGCCCGGCGCAGGCGCGGAACCTCGAGGAGCGGGCGGGCGTCCGGGTCGTGGACCGCACCGCCCTCATCCTCGACATCTTCCGCGAGCACGCGCGCACCGCGGAGGGCCGCACCCAGGTGGAGCTGGCGCAGATCGCGTACCAGCTGCCGCGCCTGCTCGGCCACGGCCGCGAGATGTCCCGGGTCGGCGGCGGCCGGGTCGCGGGCGGCGCCGGCATCGGCGTCCGCGGCCCCGGCGAGATGCGCCTGGAGGTCGAGCGGCGCCGCCTGCGCTCGCGCGCGGGGCGGCTGCGCCGCGGCGTGGGCCAGCTCGCCGAGCGGCGGGCGACCACCCGGCGGCGGCGGGCGCGCAACGAGGTCCCGGGGGTCGCGCTCACCGGCTACACCAACGCGGGCAAGTCCGCGCTGCTCAACCGGCTCACCGGCGCGGACGTCGCCGTCGAGGGCGTCCTGTTCGCCACGCTCGACCCGACCGTGCGCCGGCTGGTGGTGGACGGCACGACGATGACGGTGGCCGACACGGTCGGGTTCGTCCGGCACCTGCCCCACCAGCTCGTGGACGCCTTCCGCTCCACCCTGGAGGAGGTGGCCGAGAGCGACCTCGCGGTGCACGTGGTCGACGCGTCCGCGCCCGACGCCATCGACCAGCTGACGACGGTGCGCGGCGTGCTCGCCGAGGTCGGGGCGGGCGACGTCCCCGAGCTGCTCGTGCTCAACAAGGTCGACGTCACACCGGCGGACCGCCTGGAGGGGCTGCAGCGGGCGTACCCCGACGCCCTCGCCGTCTCCGCGCTCACCGGGCAGGGCGTGCCCGGGCTGCGGCAGGAGCTCGCGGCGCGGCTCGCCACCGCGCGCTGA
- a CDS encoding class I SAM-dependent methyltransferase translates to MATTERARVDEGNRAQERTWDGDEGDYWARHADRFDRSVAGYHDGFLAAAGVRPGDRVLDVGCGAGRTTLDAARAAGEGGAVGVDLSSRLLEVARRRARAEGVTGARFVRADAQVHPFAPEAHDLVVSRTGAMFFADPVAAFAGLARTTRPGGRLVLLVWRAAAENAWITQVAGALSGVAAPPTAGTAPGPFSLADPRHVEAVLTAAGWSGVALEPRDAPLWFGEDAEDALRFLLGLFGWQLDGRPAADREAAVDRLRASLVRHEGPRGVRYASAAWLCTARRGPGR, encoded by the coding sequence ATGGCCACCACCGAGCGGGCGCGCGTCGACGAGGGCAACCGGGCGCAGGAGCGGACGTGGGACGGCGACGAGGGGGACTACTGGGCCCGGCACGCCGACCGGTTCGACCGGTCGGTCGCGGGCTACCACGACGGCTTCCTCGCGGCGGCCGGCGTACGGCCCGGGGACCGCGTCCTCGACGTGGGCTGCGGCGCCGGGCGGACCACCCTCGACGCCGCCCGGGCCGCCGGGGAGGGCGGCGCGGTGGGGGTCGACCTGTCCTCCCGACTGCTCGAGGTCGCCCGGCGCCGGGCACGCGCCGAGGGGGTGACCGGGGCCCGGTTCGTCCGCGCCGACGCCCAGGTGCACCCGTTCGCTCCCGAGGCGCACGACCTCGTCGTCTCGCGGACCGGCGCGATGTTCTTCGCCGACCCCGTCGCCGCCTTCGCCGGCCTGGCCCGCACGACCCGGCCGGGCGGGCGGCTCGTCCTGCTGGTCTGGCGCGCCGCCGCGGAGAACGCCTGGATCACGCAGGTCGCCGGCGCGCTGTCCGGGGTCGCGGCGCCGCCGACGGCCGGCACCGCCCCCGGCCCGTTCTCGCTCGCCGACCCGCGGCACGTCGAGGCGGTGCTGACCGCCGCCGGGTGGTCGGGGGTCGCGCTCGAGCCCCGCGACGCGCCGCTGTGGTTCGGCGAGGACGCCGAGGACGCGCTGCGGTTCCTGCTCGGGCTCTTCGGCTGGCAGCTCGACGGCCGCCCGGCCGCGGACCGTGAGGCCGCCGTCGACCGCCTGCGGGCGAGCCTCGTCCGGCACGAGGGTCCCCGAGGGGTGCGCTACGCCTCGGCCGCCTGGCTGTGCACCGCCCGGCGCGGGCCCGGCCGGTGA
- a CDS encoding SDR family NAD(P)-dependent oxidoreductase: MSTPRRGVLVTGASRGIGAAVARRLAAHGDRVAVHHRASRERAEEVLASLDGDGHVVVGGDIGDPAAVPSMVATAADALGRIDVLVNNAALYTEPAPGGHRRLGHPLDATPYEEWVAAWRRTVDVNLLGTANVTWCVARHMLDVDPEPGAPRGRIVNVGSRGAFRGEPDVPAYGAAKAGVHALGQSLALALGEHGIAVSSVAPGFVATDMAAEHLEGPGGDALRAQSPFGRVAAPEEVAAAVAYLASAEAEWASGAVLDLNGASHLR; this comes from the coding sequence ATGAGCACCCCACGCCGCGGCGTCCTCGTGACCGGCGCGTCCCGCGGGATCGGCGCGGCCGTCGCCCGCCGCCTCGCCGCCCACGGCGACCGCGTCGCCGTCCACCACCGGGCGTCGCGCGAGCGCGCCGAGGAGGTGCTCGCCTCGCTCGACGGCGACGGGCACGTGGTCGTCGGGGGCGACATCGGCGACCCGGCCGCGGTGCCGTCCATGGTCGCGACCGCGGCCGACGCGCTCGGGCGCATCGACGTCCTCGTCAACAACGCCGCGCTCTACACCGAGCCGGCGCCGGGCGGGCACCGGCGGCTGGGCCACCCGCTCGACGCGACCCCGTACGAGGAGTGGGTCGCGGCCTGGCGCCGCACGGTCGACGTGAACCTGCTCGGCACGGCGAACGTCACCTGGTGCGTCGCCCGGCACATGCTCGACGTCGACCCGGAGCCGGGGGCGCCGCGGGGGCGCATCGTCAACGTGGGCTCGCGCGGGGCGTTCCGCGGCGAGCCGGACGTGCCCGCGTACGGCGCCGCGAAGGCCGGCGTCCACGCGCTCGGCCAGTCCCTGGCGCTGGCCCTCGGCGAGCACGGGATCGCGGTGTCCTCGGTGGCGCCCGGCTTCGTCGCCACCGACATGGCGGCCGAGCACCTGGAGGGCCCGGGTGGCGACGCGCTGCGGGCGCAGAGCCCGTTCGGCCGCGTCGCCGCGCCGGAGGAGGTCGCGGCGGCCGTGGCCTACCTCGCCTCCGCCGAGGCGGAGTGGGCCTCCGGCGCGGTGCTCGACCTCAACGGGGCGTCCCACCTGCGCTGA
- a CDS encoding putative glycolipid-binding domain-containing protein has product MAPALPPFAAWRFTGAVDGFEVLYAEPGRLRGHTSAVEDGQPYAVRYDVRLDDAWRTREARVWSDTVAGPRETTLRSDGEGRWTVDGAPAPHLDGLVDVDLEASACTNTLPVHRLDIRGDAPTAASAAYVQALDLTVRRLDQTYRRRDAHRYDYTSEGGFAALLVYDDAGLVLDYPGIAVRHA; this is encoded by the coding sequence GTGGCCCCTGCCCTGCCCCCGTTCGCGGCCTGGCGCTTCACCGGCGCGGTGGACGGCTTCGAGGTGCTCTACGCCGAGCCCGGCCGGCTGCGCGGGCACACCTCGGCGGTGGAGGACGGCCAGCCGTACGCCGTCCGCTACGACGTCCGCCTCGACGACGCGTGGCGCACGCGCGAGGCCCGGGTCTGGTCCGACACCGTGGCGGGCCCGCGGGAGACGACGCTGCGCTCGGACGGGGAGGGCCGCTGGACCGTGGACGGGGCCCCGGCGCCGCACCTCGACGGCCTCGTCGACGTCGACCTCGAGGCGTCGGCCTGCACCAACACGCTCCCGGTCCACCGGCTCGACATCCGCGGGGACGCGCCCACCGCCGCGTCGGCGGCGTACGTGCAGGCGCTCGACCTCACCGTCCGCCGGCTCGACCAGACGTACCGGCGGCGCGACGCGCACCGCTACGACTACACGTCCGAGGGGGGCTTCGCGGCCCTGCTCGTGTACGACGACGCCGGGCTGGTCCTCGACTACCCCGGCATCGCGGTCCGCCACGCCTGA
- a CDS encoding methyltransferase domain-containing protein yields the protein MSAGPAREHAGSFRDVDAGSQAQRAAAVAALDVQAQLPAVRRLKAWAVEQLDPRPGARALDVGCGTGEDVQGLALLVAPGGRALGVDPSRAMVEVARRRAATTGSAARFAVGAAERLPVGDAEVDLVRVERVLQHVPGPAAAVAEVHRVLRPGGRAVLVDTDWRTLAVWPGEPAVVAAAREAWAARVPQPAAGARLLDLVAEAGFTDPRLTAEVLLLRPAGAGDPPLGLVVAVAAAAGLDPGAVEAWRRELARAASRGTLVVSVTVLAVSAVRPPLPR from the coding sequence GTGAGCGCCGGGCCCGCCCGGGAGCACGCCGGCTCCTTCCGCGACGTCGACGCGGGCTCGCAGGCGCAGCGGGCCGCGGCCGTGGCGGCGCTCGACGTGCAGGCGCAGCTCCCCGCGGTCCGCAGGCTCAAGGCGTGGGCCGTCGAGCAGCTCGACCCGCGCCCCGGCGCCCGCGCGCTCGACGTCGGCTGCGGGACCGGCGAGGACGTCCAGGGCCTGGCCCTGCTGGTCGCCCCCGGCGGGCGGGCGCTCGGCGTGGACCCGAGCCGGGCGATGGTCGAGGTGGCGCGGCGCCGGGCCGCGACCACCGGCAGCGCCGCGCGCTTCGCCGTCGGCGCGGCCGAGCGGCTCCCCGTCGGGGACGCGGAGGTCGACCTGGTGCGCGTCGAGCGGGTGCTGCAGCACGTGCCCGGACCGGCCGCGGCCGTCGCGGAGGTGCACCGCGTCCTGCGCCCCGGCGGCCGCGCGGTGCTCGTCGACACCGACTGGCGCACGCTGGCCGTCTGGCCCGGCGAGCCGGCGGTGGTGGCGGCCGCGCGCGAGGCCTGGGCGGCCCGGGTGCCGCAGCCGGCGGCCGGCGCCCGCCTGCTCGACCTCGTGGCCGAGGCCGGCTTCACGGACCCGCGGCTCACCGCGGAGGTGCTGCTCCTGCGGCCCGCGGGTGCCGGCGACCCGCCGCTCGGCCTCGTCGTCGCCGTCGCGGCCGCCGCCGGCCTCGACCCGGGCGCGGTCGAGGCGTGGCGCCGGGAGCTCGCGCGGGCGGCCTCGCGCGGCACGCTCGTCGTCTCGGTGACCGTGCTCGCCGTGAGCGCCGTCCGACCGCCCCTGCCGCGGTAG
- a CDS encoding alpha/beta hydrolase has protein sequence MPEPDDPGAAGVTALPQVRELALPGRRPPLLLVPPGADEDPAPRPLLVFLHGAGGTGEQGVPLLRGAAAAHGALALLTTSRGATWDLLLGRLGPDADALDAALDQVRAERAVGRLALGGFSDGASYALSLGLAAGDRYEALLAFSPGFAAPPRRVGLPRAFVAHGTDDAVLPVERCGRPVARDLRGRGHEVRYEEFRGGHVVPRPLVDAALAWWLDGPAPARGV, from the coding sequence GTGCCCGAGCCGGACGACCCGGGTGCGGCGGGGGTGACGGCCCTGCCGCAGGTGCGCGAGCTGGCGCTGCCGGGCCGTCGACCGCCGCTGCTTCTCGTGCCGCCGGGGGCCGATGAGGACCCGGCGCCGCGGCCGCTGCTCGTCTTCCTGCACGGCGCCGGCGGCACCGGCGAGCAGGGCGTGCCGCTGCTGCGCGGGGCCGCCGCCGCGCACGGGGCGCTCGCCCTGCTGACGACCTCGCGCGGGGCGACCTGGGACCTGCTGCTCGGTCGGCTCGGGCCGGACGCCGATGCGCTCGACGCCGCGCTGGACCAGGTGCGGGCCGAGCGCGCGGTGGGACGCCTCGCCCTCGGCGGCTTCTCGGACGGGGCCTCGTACGCCCTGTCGCTCGGGCTCGCCGCGGGGGACCGGTACGAGGCGCTGCTCGCCTTCTCGCCCGGGTTCGCCGCACCGCCGCGGCGCGTCGGGCTGCCCCGGGCGTTCGTCGCGCACGGCACCGACGACGCGGTCCTGCCCGTCGAGCGCTGCGGGCGCCCCGTGGCCCGCGACCTGCGCGGCCGCGGGCACGAGGTGCGCTACGAGGAGTTCCGCGGCGGCCACGTCGTCCCGCGGCCCCTCGTGGACGCGGCGCTCGCCTGGTGGCTCGACGGACCTGCACCCGCCCGCGGCGTGTGA